One window from the genome of Bradyrhizobium xenonodulans encodes:
- a CDS encoding DUF938 domain-containing protein has translation MADYVVEFGRDGGRVEPDGRLDAPAFHRNHEPLWAALEKHLAGLTGHVVELGSGTGQHVVHFARNTPGLIWWPSDLNQRHLRSIEAWRVHSGLPNIRPPLRIDLTDPDWCPEMKSGQGPTSLAALFCANVIHIAPWAVAEGLFAGAGRYLRADGKLFLYGPFKRDGKHTALSNAVFDTSLREGNPEWGVRDISDVETLARGVGLRLVDTIEMPANNLTLVFAR, from the coding sequence TTGGCGGACTATGTCGTCGAATTCGGCAGGGATGGCGGACGGGTCGAGCCCGACGGACGGCTCGATGCGCCGGCATTCCATCGCAATCACGAGCCGCTCTGGGCGGCGCTGGAAAAGCACCTCGCAGGCCTGACCGGCCACGTGGTCGAGCTCGGCAGCGGAACCGGCCAGCACGTGGTCCATTTCGCCCGCAACACGCCCGGCCTGATCTGGTGGCCGAGCGACCTCAACCAGCGGCACCTGAGGAGCATCGAGGCCTGGCGGGTTCATTCGGGCCTTCCAAACATCCGCCCGCCCTTGCGGATCGATCTCACCGATCCCGACTGGTGCCCGGAGATGAAAAGCGGGCAGGGGCCGACGAGCCTTGCCGCCTTATTCTGCGCCAACGTCATCCACATCGCGCCCTGGGCCGTGGCCGAGGGCCTGTTCGCCGGCGCCGGCCGTTACCTGCGGGCCGACGGCAAGCTGTTCCTCTACGGCCCGTTCAAGCGCGACGGCAAGCACACCGCGCTCAGCAATGCGGTGTTCGACACCTCCTTGCGCGAAGGCAATCCGGAGTGGGGCGTGCGCGATATCAGCGATGTCGAGACCCTTGCACGGGGTGTGGGCCTTCGCCTCGTCGATACGATCGAGATGCCCGCGAACAATCTCACGCTGGTGTTCGCGCGCTAG
- a CDS encoding prolyl oligopeptidase family serine peptidase, with product MSVDDRPTLSAPDDDPWLWLEEIEGKQALDFVARQNQLTLQAFGGKAYERDRDILAAIYDRPDNIPYVSRRGDDLHNLWKDATNPRGLWRRTTLAEFRKADPAWEIMLDIDQLAASEGEDWLLSSITSLRGTSRAILSLSRGGSDAVTLREFDLDTKSFVADGFTLPEAKGGVDWLDADTLLLSSAHGEGMATSSGYARTVRVWQRGQPVDQTEVITETTADHMVIYGGVDDTGPAPRVWIVDQIDFFNHAISLRDAAGHTTKLDLPTGIWLQAHGDWFAMKLRKDWTVEGRTYATDTVLGISLSAFLAGRRDFAVLFEPAPRRALQGLFWAAGKLVLSILDELKPRFEICTPSTTSWSRETLPGLPEIGVVDVWPLDRHPSESNGDLLANVQDPLTPPSLLLLERGVTSPTVLKQAPKIFTADGLVVSQHEAISVDGERIPYVQTGPANETGDAPVYMSAYGGFAHAVKPYYNSSLGKLWLERGGTIVQANLRGGGEFGTRWHDAGRLAGKKLSHDDFAAVAADLVRRGVTSAKRIAAQGGSNGGILITNMLVRYPERFGALFCTIPLIDMRRYTKLLAGASWIAEYGDPDKPEEWDWLKTYSAYHNVKAGQSYPPILIATTRRDDRVHPGHARKMAAKLQTMGYEAWFYEPEAGGHGYGKDNKERAGFEVLGFRFLKDKIGWRDGEA from the coding sequence GCAGAATCAACTGACGCTTCAAGCGTTCGGGGGCAAGGCCTATGAGCGCGACCGCGACATCCTCGCCGCGATCTACGATCGTCCCGACAACATTCCCTATGTCAGCCGGCGCGGAGATGACCTGCACAACCTGTGGAAGGACGCCACCAACCCGCGCGGCCTGTGGCGGCGGACCACACTGGCGGAGTTTCGCAAGGCCGATCCGGCGTGGGAGATCATGCTGGATATCGACCAACTCGCGGCGAGCGAGGGTGAGGACTGGCTGCTGAGCTCGATCACCTCGCTACGAGGGACCTCGCGAGCGATCCTGAGCCTGTCGCGCGGCGGCAGCGATGCCGTGACGTTGCGGGAGTTCGACCTCGACACCAAGAGCTTCGTTGCCGACGGCTTCACGCTGCCGGAAGCCAAGGGCGGCGTCGACTGGCTCGATGCCGACACGCTGCTGCTGTCGAGCGCCCATGGCGAAGGCATGGCGACGAGCTCCGGCTATGCGCGGACCGTTCGCGTATGGCAGCGCGGTCAGCCTGTCGATCAGACCGAAGTGATCACCGAGACCACCGCCGATCACATGGTGATCTATGGCGGCGTCGACGACACTGGACCTGCGCCGCGAGTTTGGATCGTCGATCAGATCGACTTCTTCAATCACGCGATCTCGCTGCGCGACGCGGCCGGTCACACGACGAAGCTCGACCTGCCGACCGGCATCTGGCTGCAAGCGCATGGCGACTGGTTCGCGATGAAGCTGCGCAAGGACTGGACGGTCGAGGGGCGGACCTACGCCACCGACACCGTGCTCGGCATCTCGCTCTCGGCGTTCCTCGCCGGCCGCCGCGATTTTGCGGTGCTATTCGAGCCTGCGCCGCGGCGCGCGCTGCAAGGCCTGTTCTGGGCTGCGGGAAAGCTGGTGCTGTCGATCCTCGACGAGCTCAAACCGCGCTTCGAGATCTGCACGCCGTCCACCACAAGCTGGAGCCGCGAGACGCTTCCCGGCCTGCCTGAGATCGGCGTCGTCGACGTCTGGCCGCTCGATCGCCATCCGTCCGAGAGCAACGGCGACCTGCTCGCCAACGTGCAGGATCCGCTGACGCCGCCGTCGCTGCTGTTGCTCGAGCGCGGTGTCACAAGCCCGACCGTGCTGAAGCAGGCGCCGAAGATTTTCACCGCCGACGGCCTCGTGGTGAGCCAGCACGAGGCGATCTCTGTCGACGGCGAGCGCATTCCCTATGTCCAGACCGGCCCGGCGAACGAGACCGGCGATGCGCCGGTCTACATGAGCGCCTATGGCGGCTTCGCCCATGCGGTGAAGCCGTATTACAATTCCTCGCTCGGCAAGCTGTGGCTGGAGCGCGGCGGCACCATCGTGCAGGCCAATTTGCGCGGCGGCGGCGAGTTCGGCACGCGCTGGCACGATGCCGGACGGCTCGCCGGCAAGAAACTCTCGCATGACGATTTCGCGGCGGTGGCCGCCGATCTCGTCCGCCGCGGCGTGACCAGCGCAAAGCGCATCGCCGCGCAGGGCGGCTCGAACGGCGGCATCCTCATCACCAACATGCTGGTGCGCTACCCTGAGCGATTCGGGGCGCTGTTCTGCACCATCCCGCTGATCGACATGCGCCGCTACACCAAGCTGCTGGCGGGTGCGAGCTGGATCGCGGAATATGGCGATCCTGACAAACCTGAAGAGTGGGACTGGCTGAAAACCTACTCCGCCTATCACAACGTCAAAGCCGGCCAGTCCTATCCGCCGATCCTGATCGCCACCACGCGGCGCGACGACCGCGTCCATCCGGGCCATGCGCGCAAGATGGCGGCCAAGCTCCAGACGATGGGCTACGAGGCCTGGTTCTACGAACCGGAAGCCGGCGGCCATGGCTACGGCAAGGACAACAAGGAGCGCGCCGGCTTCGAGGTGCTGGGCTTCCGGTTCTTGAAAGACAAGATCGGGTGGCGGGACGGCGAGGCGTGA
- a CDS encoding MFS transporter, whose protein sequence is MVDVLAAPQQGKADSALRTLTGISIAHWVSHFHLLVLPMLFPFLKSQLGVGYVELGFALTVSAVVSGLTQAPTGYLVDHFGARKILLGGLTLGGLALILLGLHLSYASLIACAVLLGLANSVYHPADYAILAEHMDEARMGRAFSVHTFAGYFGGAVAPAIVAALVTVSGGLGALIASGVIGVAVALLLIVMNIPDAGAHKKKPGNETAPKQAVITPALITLTALFMLLSLSVAGINNFGVVALMSGYGTSYSVANVALTAFLGASAAGVLAGGFLADRTERHGYVAAACFAANAAIVLLIALVTLPGWTLTAAMMLAGFLSGVIAPSRDMLVRNAAPAGAAGRAFGIVSTGFNLGGIVSPLLFGWIMDQSAPHWVFGASVIFMVATVVLSPFTERKRQAKAAAQP, encoded by the coding sequence ATGGTCGATGTTCTCGCTGCACCGCAGCAAGGCAAGGCGGACAGCGCGCTGCGCACGCTGACGGGAATCTCGATCGCGCATTGGGTCAGCCATTTCCACCTGCTCGTTCTGCCGATGCTGTTCCCGTTCCTGAAGAGCCAGCTCGGCGTCGGTTATGTCGAGCTCGGTTTTGCGCTCACCGTGTCCGCGGTGGTATCGGGACTGACGCAGGCGCCGACCGGATATCTCGTCGACCATTTTGGCGCGCGCAAGATTTTGCTGGGCGGCCTCACGCTCGGCGGGCTCGCGCTGATCCTGCTCGGGCTGCATCTGAGCTACGCCTCGCTGATCGCTTGCGCCGTGCTCCTGGGTCTCGCCAACAGCGTCTATCACCCCGCCGATTACGCGATCCTCGCCGAGCACATGGATGAGGCGCGGATGGGCCGCGCCTTTTCGGTTCACACCTTTGCCGGCTATTTCGGCGGCGCCGTGGCCCCGGCGATCGTCGCTGCGCTCGTCACGGTGTCCGGCGGCCTGGGCGCGCTGATCGCATCCGGCGTGATCGGCGTTGCGGTGGCGCTGCTGCTGATCGTCATGAACATTCCCGATGCCGGCGCGCACAAGAAGAAACCCGGCAACGAAACCGCGCCCAAGCAGGCGGTGATCACGCCGGCGCTGATCACGCTGACGGCGTTATTCATGCTGCTCAGCCTGTCGGTCGCCGGCATCAACAATTTCGGCGTCGTGGCGTTGATGAGCGGCTATGGCACGTCCTACTCCGTCGCCAACGTCGCGCTCACCGCGTTCCTTGGCGCCAGCGCTGCCGGCGTGCTTGCCGGTGGCTTCCTCGCCGACCGCACCGAGCGCCACGGCTATGTCGCCGCGGCCTGCTTTGCCGCGAACGCGGCAATCGTGCTGCTGATCGCGCTGGTGACGCTGCCCGGCTGGACCCTGACGGCCGCGATGATGCTGGCGGGATTCCTCTCCGGCGTGATCGCACCCTCGCGCGACATGCTGGTGCGCAACGCCGCGCCTGCCGGCGCCGCTGGCCGCGCCTTCGGCATCGTCTCGACCGGCTTCAATCTCGGCGGCATCGTCTCACCGCTGCTGTTCGGCTGGATCATGGACCAGAGCGCGCCGCACTGGGTGTTCGGGGCGTCCGTGATCTTCATGGTCGCGACGGTGGTGCTGTCGCCGTTCACGGAGCGGAAGCGGCAAGCCAAGGCGGCCGCGCAACCCTGA
- the soxB gene encoding thiosulfohydrolase SoxB, giving the protein MAIRRRDFLKSTAATAASLSLPRLARGAETASIYDLERFGNVRILHTTDTHAQLNPVYVREPSVNIGIGEMAGRPPHLVGRAFLERFGIRPDSADAYAFSCFEFEKSAGRFGKLGGFAHLKTLIDRLRGDAGEKHSVLVDGGDLWQGTGLANVMQGRDMVEVANLLGIEAMTGHWEFTYGEQALRDNLERFKGEFLAQNVFLTEEAAFNDAAAFDKATGRVFKPSTIKELGNRRVAIIGQAFPYVPIAHPRRFTPDWTFGIREEELQKHVDGLRNTDKVDAVILLSHNGMDVDLKLASRVTGIDVILGGHTHDAVPQPIAVKNANGTTLVTNAGSNGKFLGVLDLALDKGKVGDIRYHLLPVYSELLKPDPAMAELIGKLRAPHVSDWSEKIATPDRLLYRRDNFAGPVDELICTALRTELNAEIALSPGFRWGVTALSGQALTMEDLLAETAITYPETYVQEMTGAEIKNVLEDICDNLFNADPYYQQGGDMVRAGGLSYTCTPTDAIGNRISELKLGGGKTLSASHRYKVAGWASVNGQQGAPVWDVVAKYLRSGRMLQERLGSGVMLKGVDGNPGIAGQG; this is encoded by the coding sequence ATGGCGATCCGCCGCCGCGATTTCCTGAAGAGCACAGCCGCAACGGCCGCATCGCTCAGCCTGCCGCGGCTTGCGCGCGGCGCCGAGACCGCGAGCATTTACGACCTCGAACGGTTCGGCAATGTGCGCATCCTGCACACCACCGACACGCATGCGCAGCTCAACCCGGTCTATGTCCGCGAGCCCAGCGTCAATATCGGCATCGGCGAGATGGCGGGGCGGCCGCCGCATCTGGTCGGCCGCGCCTTCCTCGAACGGTTCGGCATCCGGCCCGACAGCGCCGATGCCTATGCGTTCAGCTGCTTCGAGTTCGAGAAGTCCGCAGGCCGCTTCGGCAAGCTCGGCGGCTTCGCCCATCTGAAGACGCTGATCGACCGCCTGCGCGGCGATGCCGGCGAAAAGCACTCCGTGCTCGTCGACGGCGGCGACCTCTGGCAGGGCACCGGGCTCGCCAACGTCATGCAGGGCCGCGACATGGTCGAGGTCGCCAATCTGCTCGGCATCGAAGCGATGACCGGGCATTGGGAGTTCACCTATGGCGAGCAGGCGCTGCGCGACAATCTCGAGCGCTTCAAGGGCGAGTTTCTGGCGCAGAACGTTTTCCTGACCGAGGAAGCCGCGTTCAACGACGCGGCCGCCTTCGACAAGGCCACGGGGCGCGTGTTCAAGCCGTCGACGATCAAGGAGCTCGGCAACCGCCGCGTCGCGATCATCGGCCAGGCCTTCCCCTACGTGCCGATCGCGCATCCAAGACGGTTCACGCCGGACTGGACCTTCGGCATTCGCGAGGAAGAGCTTCAGAAACATGTCGACGGCCTGCGCAACACCGACAAGGTCGATGCGGTCATCCTGCTGTCGCACAACGGCATGGACGTCGACCTCAAGCTCGCCAGCCGTGTCACCGGCATCGACGTCATTCTCGGCGGCCATACCCACGATGCCGTGCCGCAGCCGATCGCCGTGAAGAACGCGAACGGGACGACGCTCGTCACCAACGCCGGGTCCAACGGCAAATTTTTGGGCGTGCTCGACCTCGCGCTCGACAAGGGCAAGGTCGGCGACATCAGGTATCATCTGCTGCCGGTCTATTCGGAGCTGCTGAAGCCGGATCCTGCCATGGCCGAGCTGATCGGAAAGCTGCGCGCGCCGCATGTGAGCGACTGGTCGGAAAAGATCGCAACGCCCGACCGCCTGCTCTATCGCCGTGACAATTTCGCCGGCCCGGTCGACGAGCTGATCTGCACCGCGCTGCGCACGGAGCTCAATGCCGAGATCGCGCTGTCGCCGGGCTTCCGCTGGGGCGTCACGGCGCTGTCGGGCCAGGCGCTGACCATGGAGGATCTGCTCGCGGAGACCGCAATCACCTATCCCGAGACCTATGTGCAGGAGATGACCGGCGCAGAGATCAAGAACGTGCTGGAAGACATCTGCGACAATCTCTTCAATGCCGATCCCTATTACCAGCAGGGCGGCGACATGGTGCGCGCCGGCGGGCTGAGCTACACCTGCACGCCGACGGATGCGATCGGCAACCGCATCTCCGAGCTGAAGCTCGGGGGCGGCAAGACGCTCAGTGCGAGCCATCGCTACAAGGTCGCGGGCTGGGCCTCGGTCAACGGCCAGCAGGGCGCACCGGTGTGGGACGTCGTCGCCAAATATCTGCGCTCGGGCCGGATGTTACAGGAGCGGCTCGGCTCCGGCGTCATGCTGAAAGGCGTCGACGGCAATCCCGGCATTGCGGGACAGGGATGA
- the soxA gene encoding sulfur oxidation c-type cytochrome SoxA, with the protein MKARSALLLGSLSAALVAFALTSPRVVAADKVDPVADAKAFQNFFFQKFPDVKHEDFVNGPYSMNADMKRQWQEKEEFPPYEFALDAGKEMFATPFKNGKTYADCFPSGGIGIRQNYPYFDEKEGKVVTLELALNRCREANGEVPYSYVKDEMASLTAYMAYTSRGKLMDIKIPDDPRALAAFENGKRYFYTRRGQMNFSCASCHVQSPGERIRAEILAPALGILNAMPIYRSEWSGMGTTSRRFVTCNSQTRAVPLEPQADEYRDVEYFLSYVANGLPISGPGARP; encoded by the coding sequence ATGAAGGCCCGATCTGCCCTCCTGCTTGGCTCGCTCAGTGCCGCGCTGGTCGCGTTCGCCCTCACCTCGCCGCGCGTGGTCGCGGCGGACAAGGTCGATCCCGTCGCCGACGCCAAGGCGTTCCAGAACTTCTTCTTCCAGAAATTTCCTGATGTGAAGCACGAGGACTTCGTCAACGGCCCCTATTCCATGAACGCGGACATGAAGCGGCAGTGGCAGGAGAAGGAAGAATTCCCGCCCTACGAGTTCGCGCTCGACGCCGGCAAGGAGATGTTTGCGACGCCGTTCAAGAACGGCAAGACCTATGCCGATTGCTTCCCGAGCGGCGGCATCGGCATCCGCCAGAACTATCCCTACTTCGACGAGAAGGAAGGCAAGGTCGTCACGCTGGAGCTCGCGCTCAACCGCTGCCGCGAGGCCAATGGCGAGGTGCCCTATTCCTACGTCAAGGACGAGATGGCCTCGCTCACCGCATACATGGCCTACACCTCGCGCGGCAAGCTGATGGACATCAAGATTCCCGATGATCCCCGCGCGCTCGCGGCGTTCGAGAACGGCAAGCGCTATTTCTACACCCGCCGCGGCCAGATGAATTTCTCCTGCGCGAGCTGCCACGTGCAGAGCCCGGGCGAGCGCATCCGCGCCGAGATCCTGGCGCCGGCGCTCGGCATTCTGAACGCGATGCCGATCTACCGCTCCGAATGGAGCGGCATGGGCACGACCAGCCGCCGCTTCGTCACGTGCAACAGCCAGACCCGCGCGGTTCCGCTGGAGCCGCAGGCCGATGAATATCGCGACGTCGAATATTTCCTGTCCTATGTCGCCAACGGCTTGCCGATTTCGGGCCCGGGAGCGCGGCCATGA
- the soxZ gene encoding thiosulfate oxidation carrier complex protein SoxZ: MASTIRVRATSNGDITEVQALIQHPMDTGLVKDSKGELIPAHYIQELKFECNGKDVFVANWGTAVSKDPYVKFSFKGAKKGDDLKISWIDNKGGSDTTTAKIS, from the coding sequence ATGGCATCCACCATTCGCGTCCGCGCAACATCCAACGGCGACATCACCGAGGTGCAGGCGCTGATCCAGCACCCCATGGATACCGGCCTCGTCAAGGATTCCAAGGGCGAGCTGATCCCGGCGCACTACATCCAGGAGCTGAAGTTCGAATGTAACGGCAAGGACGTCTTCGTCGCCAATTGGGGCACCGCGGTCTCCAAGGACCCCTACGTCAAGTTCAGCTTCAAGGGCGCCAAGAAGGGCGACGACCTCAAGATCTCCTGGATCGACAACAAGGGTGGATCGGACACGACCACCGCGAAGATTTCGTGA
- the soxX gene encoding sulfur oxidation c-type cytochrome SoxX, which produces MTAFPRTPVLFLLLAIAAGLAASPARAQSAVADGQKLAFDRGKGNCLTCHVIKGGDLPGTIGPELKDIKSKYPDRSELVAIIFDETKRNPQTMMPPFGRNRILTEQEISAIVDFLQTL; this is translated from the coding sequence TTGACCGCCTTTCCCCGGACGCCCGTCCTGTTCCTCCTGCTGGCCATCGCGGCCGGCCTTGCCGCGAGCCCCGCGCGGGCGCAATCCGCCGTGGCCGATGGCCAGAAGCTCGCCTTCGACCGCGGCAAGGGCAATTGCTTGACTTGCCACGTCATCAAGGGTGGCGACCTGCCCGGAACGATCGGCCCGGAGCTGAAGGACATCAAGTCAAAATACCCTGATCGCAGCGAGCTGGTCGCGATCATCTTCGACGAAACCAAGCGCAATCCGCAGACCATGATGCCGCCGTTCGGCCGGAACCGGATTTTGACCGAACAGGAGATCAGCGCGATCGTTGATTTCCTGCAAACCCTGTGA
- a CDS encoding DsrE family protein, whose protein sequence is MMRLQILSAMMLALLAWTASPAASAQQVPLQDKPFAEHKIVLQLSDGDAKKQALVLSVANNLLKAYDPDKVAIEVVTFGPGIDLLLSGSERRKQVESLIAQGVRFDICLNTVDTIERETGQRPEFIPAATPVQVGVGQILFLAENGYTVVRP, encoded by the coding sequence ATGATGCGGTTGCAAATCTTGTCCGCGATGATGCTGGCGCTGCTCGCCTGGACGGCTAGCCCGGCGGCTTCTGCGCAGCAGGTGCCGCTCCAGGACAAGCCGTTCGCCGAGCACAAAATCGTGCTCCAGCTCTCCGATGGCGATGCGAAGAAGCAGGCCCTGGTGCTGAGCGTCGCCAACAATCTCTTGAAGGCCTACGACCCCGACAAGGTCGCGATCGAGGTCGTCACGTTCGGCCCCGGCATCGACCTGCTGCTGTCAGGCAGCGAGCGCCGCAAGCAGGTCGAAAGCCTGATCGCGCAGGGCGTACGCTTCGATATCTGCCTCAACACCGTCGACACGATCGAGCGGGAGACGGGCCAACGGCCGGAGTTCATCCCGGCTGCGACACCGGTCCAGGTCGGCGTCGGGCAGATCCTGTTCCTGGCGGAGAATGGGTACACGGTGGTGAGGCCGTAG
- a CDS encoding MBL fold metallo-hydrolase, whose translation MIFRQLFDSVSGTYSYVLASRPGGEALILDPVLEKVDRYCQLLRELDLKLVKAVDTHLHADHVTGLGELRDRTHCMTVMGDQTKADVVAMRVADGDKVTIEGLSLDVMYTPGHTDDSYSYLMGDRVFTGDTLLIRGTGRTDFQNGSSRAQYESIFNRLLKLPDETMVFPAHDYKGDTVSTIGEEKRYNPRLQVRSVDEYIELMANLKLPNPKMMDVAVPANMRVGLHQEELEKEGRALSAVEAIRSLGRPDILLVDLRESNERAKHGMLEGALHTPYPSVEESLKPGGMLREVVAATGRRVVFFCAFGERSAMAVAAAKEAGLTNTAHIAGGIDAWKKAGGPLVH comes from the coding sequence ATGATCTTCCGCCAGCTCTTCGACAGCGTTTCGGGCACCTACAGCTACGTCCTCGCCAGCCGGCCCGGCGGCGAGGCGTTGATCCTCGACCCCGTGCTGGAGAAGGTCGATCGTTACTGCCAGCTGCTGCGCGAACTCGACCTCAAGCTGGTCAAGGCCGTCGACACCCATCTGCATGCCGATCACGTCACCGGCCTCGGCGAGCTGCGCGACCGCACCCATTGCATGACCGTGATGGGCGACCAGACCAAGGCCGACGTGGTGGCGATGCGAGTTGCCGACGGCGACAAGGTGACGATCGAGGGCCTGTCGCTCGACGTGATGTACACGCCGGGCCATACCGACGATTCCTATTCCTATCTAATGGGCGACCGCGTCTTCACTGGCGACACGCTGCTGATCCGCGGCACCGGCCGCACCGATTTCCAGAACGGTTCTTCGCGCGCACAGTATGAGTCGATCTTCAACCGGCTGCTCAAGCTTCCGGACGAGACCATGGTGTTCCCGGCGCACGACTACAAGGGCGACACCGTCTCCACCATCGGCGAGGAGAAACGCTACAATCCGCGGCTGCAGGTGCGCTCGGTCGATGAATATATCGAGCTGATGGCCAATCTGAAGCTGCCCAATCCGAAGATGATGGACGTGGCGGTGCCCGCCAACATGCGGGTCGGCCTGCATCAGGAGGAGCTGGAGAAGGAGGGCCGCGCGCTCAGCGCCGTCGAGGCGATCCGCTCGCTTGGCCGCCCCGATATCCTCCTGGTCGATTTGCGCGAGAGCAACGAGCGCGCCAAGCACGGCATGCTCGAAGGTGCGCTGCACACACCCTACCCCAGCGTCGAGGAGAGCCTGAAGCCCGGCGGCATGCTGCGCGAGGTCGTGGCCGCGACCGGCCGCCGCGTCGTGTTCTTCTGCGCCTTTGGCGAGCGCTCGGCGATGGCTGTCGCCGCTGCCAAGGAGGCCGGCCTCACCAACACCGCCCACATCGCCGGCGGCATCGACGCCTGGAAGAAGGCCGGCGGGCCGCTGGTCCACTGA
- the soxY gene encoding thiosulfate oxidation carrier protein SoxY, translated as MTTTTGPRPTRRLILQGTASVALLGLGNLPFGATSALAAANDKYPEEAFKQKSEADAIKALYGKTAEPSDKVKLDAPEIAENGGVVPISVTTTLDKVISISFFVAENPSALAANYKISDGTIPSVANRLKMAKTSKVVAIVEADGKLYSATKEVKVTVGGCGG; from the coding sequence ATGACCACGACCACCGGCCCTCGTCCGACGCGGCGCCTGATCCTTCAGGGCACAGCCAGCGTCGCGCTGCTCGGCCTCGGCAATCTGCCGTTCGGCGCAACCTCCGCGCTCGCGGCCGCGAACGACAAATATCCGGAAGAGGCGTTCAAGCAGAAGAGCGAGGCCGACGCGATCAAGGCGCTCTACGGCAAGACCGCCGAGCCGTCCGACAAGGTCAAGCTCGACGCGCCCGAGATCGCCGAGAATGGCGGCGTCGTGCCGATCTCGGTGACGACGACGCTCGACAAGGTCATCTCGATCTCGTTCTTCGTCGCCGAGAACCCGAGCGCGCTCGCCGCGAACTACAAGATATCCGACGGTACGATCCCGAGCGTCGCCAACCGCCTGAAGATGGCCAAGACCAGCAAGGTGGTCGCGATCGTGGAGGCCGACGGCAAGCTCTACAGCGCGACCAAAGAGGTCAAGGTCACTGTCGGCGGCTGCGGCGGCTAG